A stretch of the Arvicola amphibius chromosome 8, mArvAmp1.2, whole genome shotgun sequence genome encodes the following:
- the Inafm1 gene encoding putative transmembrane protein INAFM1, whose amino-acid sequence MRGSSCVGGGGESPGSAGLSEAPRGRWLRLAPVCAYFLCVSLAAVLLAVYYGLIWVPTRPPAGPADPLPSAPAAPCARAAPPAPPPAASCLLGASGGPRLQPPGLPRSRRHSRRPAPGATSETVHRAPG is encoded by the coding sequence ATGCGGGGCTCGAGCTGTGTGGGCGGCGGTGGCGAGAGCCCGGGCAGCGCCGGGCTGAGCGAGGCTCCCCGCGGCCGATGGCTGCGCCTTGCTCCGGTCTGCGcctacttcctgtgtgtgtccTTGGCCGCCGTGCTGCTTGCGGTGTACTACGGGCTTATTTGGGTACCCACGCGGCCGCCCGCCGGCCCCGCCGACCCCTTGCCCAGTGCGCCTGCCGCTCCTTGTGCCCGTGCAGCGCCACCCGCCCCACCTCCTGCCGCCTCCTGTTTGCTCGGAGCCTCCGGCGGGCCAAGACTGCAGCCGCCGGGACTGCCAAGGAGCCGCCGCCACAGCCGCCGCCCAGCGCCGGGAGCGACGTCCGAGACCGTGCACCGAGCGCCTGGATAG